A genomic window from Brassica oleracea var. oleracea cultivar TO1000 chromosome C8, BOL, whole genome shotgun sequence includes:
- the LOC106309480 gene encoding homeobox-leucine zipper protein HDG12-like gives MKMEFLGDSSETDKKTMKKKRFHRHTPHQIQRLESAFNECQHPDEKQRMQLSRELGLAPRQIKFWFQNRRTQKKAQHERADNCALKEENHRIRCENIAIREALKHTICPTSCGDAPSHEDSYFDEQKLRIENAHLKEELERVSSIAAKFMGRPLSHLPPLLNQMPFHGGPSLDFDLIPGSCSSMAAPTLPSQPNLVLSDIDKSVMTNIAVTAMEELIRLTQTNEPLWIKNDGARDVLNLGSYENMFPRASSRGGKNHNVRVEASRSSGVVFINAMTLVDMLMDSVKSAELFPSVVVASSKSLAVVSSGLRGNHGDALHLMLEELQVLSPLVPTREFSVLRYCQQIEHGTWAIVNVSYELPQFISHSRPYRFPSGCLIQDLSNGYCKVTWVEHIEISEQEPIHEMFKDHVREGLAFGAERWIATLQRMCERFTALHEPATSSVIPSPEGKRSVMKLAQRMVSNFCLSVGTSNNTRSSTVVSGMNEFGIRVTSYKSQHEPNGMVLCAATSFWLPVSPLIVFNFLKDERTRPQWDVLLNGSSVQEVAHIANGSHPGNCISILRGFNASSSQNNMLILQESCVDSSGSLVVYTPLDLPALNMAMSGQDTSYIPILPSGFAVSPDGSKNNQIPELKVEGGGGGGGGSLITVGFQIMVSSLQSGKLNMESMETVNNLISSTVHHIKTTLNCPSTA, from the exons ATGAAGATGGAGTTTCTAGGCGACAGCTCTGAAACGGACAAGAAGACAATGAAAAAGAAGCGTTTCCACCGCCACACACCTCACCAGATCCAACGCCTTGAATC AGCTTTCAACGAGTGTCAACATCCAGATGAGAAACAGAGGATGCAACTTAGCAGAGAATTGGGTTTGGCTCCAAGACAGATCAAGTTTTGGTTTCAGAACAGAAGAACTCAAAAGAAG GCACAACACGAGAGAGCTGATAACTGTGCACTCAAGGAAGAGAACCATAGGATTCGTTGCGAAAACATTGCCATCAGAGAAGCTCTCAAACACACCATTTGCCCCACCTCCTGTGGTGACGCTCCTTCTCATGAAGACTCTTACTTCGATGAACAGAAGCTTCGAATCGAAAATGCACACCTTAAAGAAGAG CTCGAAAGGGTTTCAAGCATTGCAGCTAAGTTCATGGGGAGGCCACTTTCTCATCTCCCACCACTACTAAACCAGATGCCATTCCACGGTGGTCCTTCGCTTGATTTTGATCTTATTCCTGGAAGTTGTTCTTCAATGGCTGCTCCGACTTTACCATCTCAACCAAACTTGGTTTTATCAGACATTGATAAGTCTGTTATGACCAACATTGCCGTGACCGCTATGGAAGAGTTGATTAGGCTTACCCAAACAAACGAGCCTCTATGGATCAAAAATGATGGAGCAAGAGACGTTCTCAACCTCGGAAGCTATGAGAATATGTTCCCTAGAGCAAGTAGCCGTGGAGGAAAGAATCATAATGTTCGAGTGGAAGCGAGTAGATCTTCTGGCGTAGTTTTCATTAATGCTATGACACTTGTGGACATGCTCATGGACTCT GTTAAATCTGCAGAGCTTTTTCCCTCAGTCGTTGTTGCGTCATCTAAATCTCTTGCAGTGGTTTCATCTGGTTTGCGTGGAAACCACGGAGATGCCTTGCATTTG ATGCTTGAAGAGCTTCAAGTGCTTTCGCCATTGGTACCAACACGTGAGTTCAGTGTGCTAAGATACTGTCAGCAAATCGAACATGGAACTTGGGCTATTGTAAATGTCTCATATGAGCTTCCTCAGTTTATATCTCATTCTCGGCCATATCGTTTTCCTTCTGGTTGCTTGATTCAAGACTTGTCCAATGGCTACTGCAAG GTTACTTGGGTTGAACATATTGAAATCTCCGAGCAAGAGCCTATTCATGAGATGTTTAAAGATCATGTCCGTGAAGGATTAGCTTTTGGAGCTGAACGTTGGATCGCTACTCTCCAAAGAATGTGCGAGAGATTCACAGCTCTACATGAACCAGCAACATCCTCGGTGATTCCATCGCCGGAAGGGAAGAGAAGTGTAATGAAACTTGCTCAAAGAATGGTTAGCAACTTCTGCTTGAGCGTTGGCACATCTAACAACACTCGATCATCGACGGTTGTTTCGGGAATGAACGAGTTTGGAATCCGTGTGACTTCGTACAAGAGCCAGCACGAACCAAATGGAATGGTTCTGTGTGCAGCCACCAGCTTCTGGCTCCCAGTTTCTCCACTTATCGTTTTCAATTTCCTCAAAGATGAACGAACTCGTCCCCAG TGGGACGTTCTATTGAATGGAAGTTCAGTTCAAGAAGTTGCTCATATCGCAAACGGTTCACATCCAGGAAACTGTATTTCTATTCTTCGT GGGTTCAATGCATCATCATCACAAAACAACATGCTGATTCTACAAGAAAGCTGCGTAGACTCATCAGGCTCGCTTGTGGTCTACACTCCATTGGATTTACCAGCACTGAACATGGCAATGAGCGGTCAAGACACATCTTACATTCCCATTTTACCCTCGGGTTTTGCGGTTTCACCAGATGGAAGCAAGAATAACCAAATCCCAGAGCTTAAAGTTGAAGGAGGAGGAGGAGGAGGTGGTGGTTCATTGATAACGGTTGGGTTTCAGATAATGGTGAGTAGTTTGCAGTCAGGAAAATTGAATATGGAGTCAATGGAGACAGTTAATAACCTCATCAGTTCCACTGTCCACCACATTAAAACCACCTTGAATTGTCCTTCAACTGCTTGA